A stretch of DNA from Leguminivora glycinivorella isolate SPB_JAAS2020 chromosome 12, LegGlyc_1.1, whole genome shotgun sequence:
GAGGAACAATGGAGCCTGTGTGCAtacccgaatgcacaaacgctcacgataatatctctttcgtagctatctatctctatcgctcttgcgtattggcgcgacagagccaggctacatttctgcggcgtttcggtgccattcggctaatacGGGGCCTGATGCTCGAATCCCTAGTGTGTCGAGTGACGATCGAACGTGATGTTTTTATAGATTTACTAACGAACTAGTTGTTATGATTGGAGTATGAGCACATGCATGCATGGTAAGAAAACATGCAGGAGcaaaattgttaattaattaaaaatagtcattaagtattttgtaaaattttgcatgctagtatttttaaatacatatagcagaataagcaacaaattgtcaaaataacATCTGTAGACATAAATCATGTAATACTTATTCTATGCAAATAaagctattctattctattctatgttCGCGGtagaattaaataaaactccTAGCAACTATTCCAattttcatccatactaatattattaatgggaaactgtgtgtgtctgtttgtttgtccgtctttcacggcaaaacggagcgattaattgacctgattttttaaatgtagatagttgaagggatggagagtgacataggctactttttgtctctttctaacgcgagcgaagccgcgggaaaagctagtattgtataagtggttctcgagatatttaaaaagtgagagacagacggacagagtagcatcataagggttcctttagTTATATTACTAAAGAAAAGTCTTTCAAAGcgaccttaaataaataaatattatctgggcgaccgagcttcgctcggttctgtttcgtatccttgacatgtgtcgccatctagttcaaaaatgaatagtacctacatcgagcgaaagaattctcagccttaacaacacaactactccacacgagatggcgcgcgattcgccacaaaaactcagtgtatttttctattcattttagccttgacctgtatcgccatctagtatttgcaataaatagtacttacatcgaccgaaagaattctgtcttaaggtggctcgctttccatacaaaaaacatctaccatttatttagtcaccgcacactacaactaaataaaaatatgcgcatacatctactatacattatccatcgtcgcagtattgaacgaaatacattgtttcatacagaaatcatggacaaatccatgtaatttttttattaattttacgaaaatgtgtgtgccaaattttgtgtacagacacagagccgtcatatttcgcgcatttttagttgacattgtcatcagtgacacttggctcttgacaagtaattatttaaagatattggtttacttaactcaagcagactcagaaataatgacgcattttgtcaataaagatacatatcgtgtatttcgacactgctagtgtaaatcgaaatggcgtctcggtcaaatgcaTTGACTATGAAACAGGAGATCTCGAGTTCGATTCCGGgctcttttttaataatttgaactttttttggatttattaagttttatttttattttttaatagaataaatattctattaaaaaagactcttactatatttctttcctattttttattttcatacaaaaatacattacaatctttattatgcctttgttgataaaataaaatattacacgtcaggtcaggtacataggtcatagtgtggcatagtattagtattagtaatgtgctgacttccttacatttactgagctagttgacctatgttattgttgtgtgaatgtttttcttcaacaactaaatagttatatatatgaatgTTCGACAATTAATGGACTGTATGGGGGCGAAAAGGGGAAAACGATAGAGTGGAATTTAGGGCCGAGTCAGCAAGGAAGTTGGTATGGAGTGAAAATGATAAATGTGATGTTAGACGAATAGTGTGAAATGAGTGTAAGCGAAGTTTACCTTACAGTCCGGGAATGTGAGGACTGAGTCGTTGGTCGCGCTGTAGGCCCACTGGCGGTGATTTCAGCTCCTTGTCGCAAGCTAGAGGAAGCGTAAAACCGTTACCTTCGAGCTTTCAACTTAGACCTTCGACGTTCTCTCCACGGATGATCCTGGCGCTCTCCGATACACAACACTGATTGAAATTAAGTTAAATTACGGGTGATGGTGCTTTTAAATAATTTACTGCGAGAAATAGCGAGACTGGCTAAGGTGATGGTGACTGTTCGCGAGTCTATTGCGTACTGGCTCTGTCAATTGCATGACAGAGcaaccgtttttttttaatattcgaatttcAACCGTGACAAAGTGTTGCCACAGTTAACATGAAAAAATATCCGAAAAATGATGAGCAAAACTGAACATTCCGCCCACCAAAATACACTAGTATTTTGACGTAgtgtgagaaaaaaaaaaaaaaagaatggcGAAAACGATACGGATacgaaaacattaaaattaaacgagAAAATAGACGACACAATTGAACAGCTTTAGAGCAGCAGCTACACCGGCAATGGGCACAGCTTGACCACAGGCCGTTTGTACAACCCTGTGGCAGTGCGCACGGAAACCACACGACAGATTCCATCGGATCCGGGGTGTGTCTCGACGATGCGACCCAGGGGCCATTTCATtgggctcgtctgctcgtttatGACGAGCACGAGTGCTCCGACCTGGATGTTAGACTCTTTGTCGTGCCACTTCATCCTCTGTTGGAGAGTATGCATGTACTCCTTAGACCATTTGCTCCAGAAGTCTTGGTGCATTTTCTGCAGCAGCTTCCAGCGTTGGAGAGGGCCAACCCGGACGTCTGCCAGATCCTCCTCAGGCACGACCGACAGGGGTTCTGTGGTCAAGAAATGACCCGGAGTCAAGGCTGAAAAGTCATTAGGGTCGGAGCTGAGAGGAGTGAGTGGCCTTGAGTTCAGCAAAGCCTCGACCTGAGTTAAGACCGTCGAAAACTCCTCGTACGTCAGCCTTTGGTTCCCTATGACGCGCGAGAGGTGTGTCTTTACCGCCTTGATCCCGGCTTCAGCGAGTCCCGAGAAATGTGGGCTCCCTGGCGGGTTAAATTCGAAATGAATTGCTTCGCGTGCGGCAGCATCCTCCACGAGACGTTGGAGGATGTTGCTCGCACCGACGAAGTTTTTGCCTTGGTCAGAGACTAACCGACTGCACCGACCTCGACGGGCGACGAAACGCCGGAGCGCAGCCAGAAAGGCGTCTGAGGACAACTCCGTAGCCAGCTCAGTATGTATCGCCTTTGTCACGGTGCAAACGAAGACGCAGATGTAACCCTTGTACGTCTTGTTCCCGCGACCACGACCAAGGGCGATATCGAAAGGTCCACCAAAGTCGACCGCTGAGCTCGAAAAAGCCTTCAGTTGAGTGATGCGATAAGCTGGTAGGTCTCCCATGAATGGCGCAGGAGCGCCCAGCGGGCGAACCCGGAAGCATTTCATGCACTTTGAGACCACGGCGTAGATAGCCCGCTTAGGACTCATGATCCAGAAATGCTGCGCCAGCAAATTATGGAGCGTTTGGATGCCCGGATGCATGAAACGCCTGTGGTATTCGTCAATCAAGAGATAGGTCAGACGGTTGTCGCGAGGTAGCAAAAGGGGATGTTTAACATCGAATTCGAGAGAGGCTCGCGACAAGCGTCCGCCCACCCTCAAGAGACCCGCGTCATCTAGGAATGGGCACAGTTTTTTAAATGCCTTCGGGAGAGAGTTCGGAAGACGACTTGTCACCTTCTCGATCTCCGAAGCAAAGTGGTGCTTTTGCACATGGCACACGAGGAACATGAGGGCCTGTTTAAGTTCTAGCGGTGTCAGGGGACCGCTCAACAAGTTGTTGGGCATCTTCTGATTCCTCGCGTTATATGCGAACCTGCGACAGTATGCAAGGACACGTTGCAGTGTCCTTAGCGACGAGAATTTATTCATCAGGTTGTCTGTCCATGATTCTTTCACTGAGACAGTGAGCACAGTGACCTTGCGCTCTTCGTGTAGAACGTCCAGATCCACTGCCACCGTGGACTTAGGCCAGTCAACCTTATCCAAACCTAGCCAAGATGGGCCCTGCCACCAGTTATTGTGGTGAACCAGGTCATCTGGCAAGAGTCCTCGCGATCCACAATCTGCAGGATTGTCACCAGTCCTCACGTGCCGCCAACAGTCTGGAGGGATGATATCCTGAATGTGACTCACGCGGTTAGCCACGAAAGTTTGCCATCTGGACGGGCAAGACTTTATCCACGTCAAAGCAACGCTGGAATCAGACCACGCACAAATTTCACAAATCTTGTGGAGGGGCGTCAGAGCCTCTGCAACAGATGCTATCAAGTCAGCAAGTAGAACCGCAGCCAGCAACTCTAGACGGGGTATCGACAGCTTACGAAGAGGTGCCACTCTTGATTTGCTGCAGACCAGTTGAACATATCGCGTTCCATCCTCACCTGACGTCCGTAAATAGACCACCGCGCAATACCCTCGCTCTGAGGCGTCGCAGAAACCGTGGACTTCGAGCGAGACGAAATCCTTGACCATACGGCGCGGGACAGACACCGATTTCAACGAAGGAAGCTGCGCTTTGAATTCTTGCCATTCGGATGCAAGGTTCTCTGGCGCATCATCATCCCATGAAACACCTGAGACCCAGAGCAACTGCATGAGGTACTTCGCGAAGAACGTCACAGGTGAGAGGAGGCCCAGAGGGTCGAAGATTCGAGCGATCTCTGAGAGGATAGTGCGTTTAGTGCACCGTCGATCCTCGACAGACACTTTGAAGGTGAAGTCATCCGTCTGGGGTAACCACGAGAGGCCGAGAATTTTTAGTGAGATGTCCCCAATGGAGTTGAACTCCCGAAAGTCCTCGGAATATAGGTCTGAGGAGGGGACACCCTCGAAGAACTCCTGGTGGTTGGACGTCCATTTCCGTAGATGGAAGCCACCAGAAGCTAAGATGGTAGACAGCTCCGATCGAAGCTTCCGTGCTTCTTCGACAGACTGAGCTCCAGACACCACGTCGTCGACATAGATGTCTCGGTCTAGCACTGCTGAGCCAGAAGGGTATTCTTCTCCTGATTCTTTCGCCAGTTGAGCTATTGTCCGAAGAGCTTGGTAGGGAGCTGAGGACACGCCGTAAGTAACGGTCAACAGCCGATAGTCCCGGATAGGCTCATTGACAGACGGACGCCACAGGATGCGCTGATATTCAGCATCTTCCGGAGACACTAAGATCTGCCTATACATTTGCTTGACATCTGCTGTGAAGACAACACTATGCCACCGAAAACGAAGGAGCAAGTGGAAGATGTTGTTTTGCAGCTTCTGCCCTGGCAGTAGCGCGTCATTTAGTGAGACACCCCGGCTGTCCTTGGCACTAGCGTCGAAGACTACCCGAAGAGGAGTGCTGGTCGACGAGGGCCTCAACACTCCATGGTGGGGTATGTAAAAGAACCCCCCCAAATCCACCTTTGGAGGATCACATTCCTCAAGGTGGCGACAGCTTTTGTAGTCCTTCATGAAAGCTACATAGTTCTGGTAGAAGTCGGAGTTACTTAATAACTTCCGCTCCAACGACAAGAATCTCTTAAGAGCGATGGCTCGAGAGCCCGAGAAGATAGGTTTATTAGAAGTATCAGCAAAAGGTAAAGGAACGACAAATCTACCTTCTTCTGTGCGACGAAAATTAGCGAGAAAGTATTCCTCGCACAGCTGATCTTCCTTCGATAAAATGACGGTGTTCGGAGAGTTGACATCTTCCAACTCCCAGAACCTCTTAATGGAGTCGTCAAGCGATAACTTGCCCACTACCAGCTGACAACTGTTGTTACGGAACCGAGAACGACAAATGTCCGTAGTACAGTCGCCTGCGTCTCCCATCAGAATCCACCCGAAAACGGTGTTGACGGCAGTCGCCTGGCCCGGGGCCCCATGGATTAAACCTGGGCGCAACGAAGAAGCGAAAATATTGACATTCAACAATAGATCAACAGGTCCTGGAATGTGCCAGTAGGGGTCAGCTAATTCTAAGCCCCTAACATGTTGCCATGATGACAGGTCGACAAGTTCAGGCGGCATCTCAGGACAAATTTTAGGCAGCAAATAAGCCTGAAACGAGAGGCTAGTATCAGCCTTCCCAACGCTCGGTGTGATGGTACATGACAATGTACCACCAGGCTTCGACACAAGTTCACCGATACCAGTGATGGCATGGTTCCCATATTCTGCCCGGAGACCAAGTCTCTGTGCACATGCCTCACTTATGAAATTACAACCACTGGCACAGTCAAGCAAGGCCCTTACCTCAACTAAATTCCCTCTGGCATTCTCCACCAATACTCtcgccacagtataaggataaatcagtagttaatctccggcagcggcgacgcggtcgttactactgcgcaaggtcacgcagggttgtacctgtgctactgtcctactcgtagtaactgtgtatggcgctatgctagtaccaacgctctttctacctttttatctaataaagattcaagtacttgtttgtttcttaaatactgacgaaatcgtatttacataaaatgtttgaatagatgtttgcacaatatttaagtaggtaccaaactttcgagctagatagaccgcagcatctacctaaatgtcgttacagataaatccttattgattttaatgtgtcattctagctttaaatctcacttttacgccatttacgtaagcaataatgtacctaacactgcaaaaatataacaaccacttacttttctgggtgtctaggaattctaaaaaatattctgacatttccgcattttgagaactgttctccatacacccataaacactacagtaacgaaatagtatattatataacggtaacgttatgaaggctataaaagttgagtaccgcggttaggccacgaaggcttgccgagtggcctaagtaaggtacgagacttttatagccttcataatgttacgattgtatactatactttttctacgacagccacatacatacctattcgagaataataaaatgggttagttacttacttcatgtaatgaatgggaatatttgtgtggatcgtcgtagcattgagtattctgtccacaatgttgatggcgagaacttgttgcacaattcttcaaaatatgccaacaacgccgtttcagagaaagttgaaacatttttttgcaatttccatgtcaaaacaatcataacatttttggtacgctttatctgacttttcatgtaacaaattgtcagtcactttgagcgcccatagccttgatttcttcggaagtgaatttttcaccagaatcactcataattacttatgtttttgcacaataacgtcgaattaaaacaaactacacatcaccaccgaaatagttcaaatagtttcgtgataagtttacaaatgtcaaacataccatagacaagagaaatagaaaataagccggttttcaattacgaaaaatgtggttgcgttcaagaatatttaaatgtcgaatgtaaaattattggataaacttatgatttttacctttgttttgcaatatctaatatgtaaaacgcatttaagtttattttttcatcttgatttaaattatgaacctaaatattatatattatatattatttattaaaagttacttattactgtaaatgaaaacatacctgataaatggaagttgtgcttttaaaaaaaaattaacagaactcctatattcatatgattactgctagcagtaatcctatgaacctatagacaaatagactttctcatcgttactcaaatgaacttaatttggataccgctgacaataatctaattgacagatttaagtgctggagtagaaaaatatgttttcggtgctgacgtcattttctcccgaactcaatacgtcaacacagcgcgcaaacgcggccccgactgtccagcccaatacttaccagtttcgcatctattcggtgcatatggagagtagttttcgacacaccgcgcggagtgaagtttgttagaagagttattactgctttatactgtgctCTCGCAGTCGAAAATAGAGATGAAGCGGCAACATTATTGGCTACCATCACCAGAGGGTTTGTTGAGCTCGATGGACGCTTCAAATCATCCACATCCGTTGCCGGGGGTACAGGCACCTTACCACTATTAAAATGCAACAGCGTATGGTGAGAGAACCGACATTGCTCACACCGCTGCTTCGACTTGCACGACCTCATAGGATGTGACCCAGACAGACACAGAATACACAACTTATTCTCTTTTGCACATTTAAACCGAGAAGCGGGGTCATAACTCAAAAAGGTTGGACAGGATGTAAGACTGTGGGCCTGTCCACACACCTCACACTTAGGAGCCGAGACTACCAAGGCTACTTTTGGCTTATTAGATGGCTTGCTACTACTTGGCTGCGGAACACTAGCGACAAACCCCGATGCCACTGCAGCGTCTAAGGCACGGTGTCGCTTTTCAATAAAATCCTGCAATTTACTAAACTCAGGAATGTCATCAGAGTTATGTTCTAATTCGAATTGCTCTTTAGTGTTCCTATCAAGCTTCGACCACAGTAGCTGTACAAGAAGGAAATTTTTGTCCGGTAAGT
This window harbors:
- the LOC125231975 gene encoding uncharacterized protein LOC125231975, yielding MPPELVDLSSWQHVRGLELADPYWHIPGPVDLLLNVNIFASSLRPGLIHGAPGQATAVNTVFGWILMGDAGDCTTDICRSRFRNNSCQLVVGKLSLDDSIKRFWELEDVNSPNTVILSKEDQLCEEYFLANFRRTEEGRFVVPLPFADTSNKPIFSGSRAIALKRFLSLERKLLSNSDFYQNYVAFMKDYKSCRHLEECDPPKVDLGGFFYIPHHGVLRPSSTSTPLRVVFDASAKDSRGVSLNDALLPGQKLQNNIFHLLLRFRWHSVVFTADVKQMYRQILVSPEDAEYQRILWRPSVNEPIRDYRLLTVTYGVSSAPYQALRTIAQLAKESGEEYPSGSAVLDRDIYVDDVVSGAQSVEEARKLRSELSTILASGGFHLRKWTSNHQEFFEGVPSSDLYSEDFREFNSIGDISLKILGLSWLPQTDDFTFKVSVEDRRCTKRTILSEIARIFDPLGLLSPVTFFAKYLMQLLWVSGVSWDDDAPENLASEWQEFKAQLPSLKSVSVPRRMVKDFVSLEVHGFCDASERGYCAVVYLRTSGEDGTRYVQLVCSKSRVAPLRKLSIPRLELLAAVLLADLIASVAEALTPLHKICEICAWSDSSVALTWIKSCPSRWQTFVANRVSHIQDIIPPDCWRHVRTGDNPADCGSRGLLPDDLVHHNNWWQGPSWLGLDKVDWPKSTVAVDLDVLHEERKVTVLTVSVKESWTDNLMNKFSSLRTLQRVLAYCRRFAYNARNQKMPNNLLSGPLTPLELKQALMFLVCHVQKHHFASEIEKVTSRLPNSLPKAFKKLCPFLDDAGLLRVGGRLSRASLEFDVKHPLLLPRDNRLTYLLIDEYHRRFMHPGIQTLHNLLAQHFWIMSPKRAIYAVVSKCMKCFRVRPLGAPAPFMGDLPAYRITQLKAFSSSAVDFGGPFDIALGRGRGNKTYKGYICVFVCTVTKAIHTELATELSSDAFLAALRRFVARRGRCSRLVSDQGKNFVGASNILQRLVEDAAAREAIHFEFNPPGSPHFSGLAEAGIKAVKTHLSRVIGNQRLTYEEFSTVLTQVEALLNSRPLTPLSSDPNDFSALTPGHFLTTEPLSVVPEEDLADVRVGPLQRWKLLQKMHQDFWSKWSKEYMHTLQQRMKWHDKESNIQVGALVLVINEQTSPMKWPLGRIVETHPGSDGICRVVSVRTATGLYKRPVVKLCPLPV